In one window of Archocentrus centrarchus isolate MPI-CPG fArcCen1 chromosome 11, fArcCen1, whole genome shotgun sequence DNA:
- the mterf3 gene encoding transcription termination factor 3, mitochondrial, with protein sequence MASICAQLCLRGTGPLYSKTVSNTWQYYTQVQQWMKLTRVPTKVSNGLSIRENHTALARLSWKQQICFYSDSTATTQHLTTEAKEGNYTEELSRTDVARKTQLLPTRDAVPVTEHHILDLDAVAQPSALEEISDEEAVSISVPSGIPPASTTLRDYVDKSETLGKLVQLGVNLWKLEQRPNVGSMLLRLNFNADVAPRLLFLKDIGIEDSRFGYIISHNPFILTESLENLQSRVNYLKSKKFSSETVASMVSRAPYLLNFSVKRLDNRLGFYQQQLNLSVNNTRDIVARLPRLLCGSLEPVKENLKMCEIELGFKRNEIQHIVLAVPKVLTANKRKLTEIFDFIHNTMKVPHHLITRFPQVLNSKYLRLRERHLFLEYLGKAQYDPTLPSYISLDRFVSLPDETFCTELALATLEDFYLFQKTL encoded by the exons ATGGCCTCTATTTGTGCACAGCTGTGTCTAAGAGGCACGGGTCCTCTTTACTCTAAGACAGTGAGCAATACCTGGCAGTATTACACTCAAGTTCAACAGTGGATGAAGTTGACAAGAGTACCAACCAAAGTTAGTAATGGATTATCGATCAGGGAAAACCACACAGCTCTGGCAAGATTGAGTTGGAAACAACAGATTTGCTTCTACAGTGACTCAACAGCTACTACTCAACATCTGACAACTGAGGCAAAGGAAGGCAACTATACAGAGGAGTTGTCAAGAACTGATGTTGCACGCAAGACCCAACTATTGCCAACCAGAGATGCTGTACCCGTTACTGAACATCACATATTAG ATTTGGATGCTGTGGCTCAACCTTCAGCATTAGAAGAGATCAGCGATGAAGAGGCTGTCAGTATATCTGTTCCCTCTGGCATCCCTCCAGCCTCCACCACTCTTAGAGATTATGTTGACAAGTCTGAGACACTTGGCAAGCTGGTACAACTAG GGGTGAACCTGTGGAAGCTGGAACAAAGGCCTAATGTAGGCTCCATGCTGCTGAGACTGAACTTCAATGCAGATGTGGCCCCACGGTTACTGTTTCTCAAAGACATTGGCATTGAGGATTCTCGCTTCGGCTATATTATCTCACACAACCCATTCATTCTCACTGAGAGTTTAGAAAACCTACAGTCCAG GGTAAACTACCTCAAGTCAAAAAAGTTCAGTTCAGAGACGGTCGCATCCATGGTGTCCAGAGCACCTTATCTGCTCAACTTCAGCGTGAAGAGGCTGGATAACAGATTGGGTTTTTATCAGCAGCAATTGAACCTCAGTGTCAACAAT ACGCGGGATATTGTAGCTCGTCTTCCCAGGTTACTGTGTGGCAGTTTGGAGCCTGTTAAAGAAaatttaaag aTGTGTGAAATAGAGCTTGGCTTTAAAAGAAATGAGATCCAGCACATAGTTCTTGCTGTGCCCAAAGTTCTGACTGCCAATAAAAGAAAGCTGACCGAGATATTTGACTTCATCCACAACACCATGAAGGTACCCCACCACCTGATCACCAGGTTCCCGCAG GTCCTCAACTCCAAGTACTTGCGCCTCAGAGAGCGCCACCTGTTCCTTGAGTACCTCGGAAAAGCTCAGTATGATCCAACCCTGCCCAGCTACATCTCTCTAGACCGCTTTGTGTCTTTGCCAGATGAGACTTTTTGCACTGAGCTGGCTTTGGCCACATTGGAAGATTTTTATTTGTTCCAAAAGACACTTTAA